TGGGGTTGGTGCACAGCGAGCGCGCGATGGCCACGCGCTGCTGCTGACCGCCCGACAGCTGGCCCGGATATTTTCTGGCCTGGTCCGGAATCCGCACGCGCTCCAGATAGGACATCGCCGTCGCCTCGGCTTCCTTGCGCGGCACCTTGTGCACCCAGAGCGGCGCCAGGGTCAGGTTTTCCAGCACCGTCAGATGCGGGAACAGGTTGAAGTGCTGGAACACCATGCCGACCTCGCGGCGGATGTTCTCCACCGCCTTGACGTCGTTGCTCAGCTCCACGCCGTTGACGACGATGCTGCCCTTCTGGTGTTCCTCCAGCCGGTTGATGCAGCGGATCATCGTCGACTTGCCGGAACCGGAGGGCCCGCAGATGACGATGCGCTCCCCGCGCGCGACATCCAGATTGATGTCGCGCAGCACGTGGAACTGGCCGTACCACTTGTTGACGTGGTCCAGCCGGATGATGGTGTCGGCACCGCGGGCAGAGGCG
The Tistrella mobilis DNA segment above includes these coding regions:
- a CDS encoding amino acid ABC transporter ATP-binding protein, with the translated sequence MPEATGPRVASARGADTIIRLDHVNKWYGQFHVLRDINLDVARGERIVICGPSGSGKSTMIRCINRLEEHQKGSIVVNGVELSNDVKAVENIRREVGMVFQHFNLFPHLTVLENLTLAPLWVHKVPRKEAEATAMSYLERVRIPDQARKYPGQLSGGQQQRVAIARSLCTNPKVMLFDEPTSALDPEMIKEVLDVMIELAETGMTMLCVTHEMGFARTVADRVIFMDRGEIVEENVPEEFFLNPQNDRTKAFLGQILHH